The nucleotide window ATTGCCTTGTCGTAGACATTGTTCTTTACCAAAAACACGTTGCCTTACCCGTTCAATCTCTAGTTTCTGATGCTGCCTTCCTTGTCTCTGCTCTGTTCTTTATATATGTGGGGTTTATTGGGTCGAAAGAGGGTAGAGATACCCTTCTTGAGGAACCCCTTTTGAATGGTAGCAGAGATTCTAGTGTAGGTAACACTGCAGAATCAAATAAGTCCACAGGGGATGCAACTGTGAAAATCCCTTTTTCAAATGCTGGGATTTTCAGCATCCTCACCTTTTCTTGGATGAGTCCTTTAATCGCGGTGGGTAATAAGAAAACATTAGACCTTGAAGATGTTCCTGAACTAGACAAGGGTGATAGTGTAGTTGGGTCCTTTCCAGTTTTTAGAAATAAGCTCGAGTCGGAGCGTGGTGCTCTTAGCAGAGTGACCACGCTTCATCTGGTCAAGGCATTAATCTTCTCGGCCTGGAGAGAGATTCTTTTGACAGCTTTCTTTGTGCTTCTTTACACAATGGCTTCTTATGTTGGCCCATATCTAATCGACACATTTGTGCAATACCTTTATGGGCGGCGTGAGTTTGAATATGAGGGCTATGCTTTAGTTTCTGCCTTTTTGGTGGCGAAGCTCGTTGAGTGCCTCTCTCGGAGGCACCGGATCTTTAGGTTGCAGCAGATAGGAGTAAGAATAAGAGCTGTACTGGTTGCCATGATCTATAATAAGGGTTTGACCCTGTCTTGCCAGTCCAAGCAGTGCCACACTAGTGGTGagattataaattatatatctGTTGATGTTGAGAGGATTGGTGACTTCACTTGGTACATGCATGACCCATGGATGGTCGTTCTACAAGTTGTTTTAGCCCTCTTAATTTTGTATAAAAATCTTGGCCTTGCTGTAATTGCAACTTTAGTTTCAACAATAGTTGTTATGTTGGCAAATGTTCCTTTGGGGAAATTGCAAGAGAAGTTTCAGGACAAGTTAATGGAGTCAAAGGACAGAAGGATGAAGGCAACATCGGAGATTTTAAGGAACATGCGGATTGTCAAGCTGCAGGCATGGGAGATGAAGTTTTTGTCTAAGATTATTGACCTCAGGAAGACTGAGACAGGATGGTTACGAAAGTTTGTTTATACATCGGCCATGACCACATTTGTCTTCTGGGGTGCCCCCACATTTGTGTCTGTGGTCACTTTTCTTACTTGCATGCTTTTGGGCATCCCACTGGAATCAGGGAAGATCTTATCTGCACTTGCAACGTTCAGAATTCTTCAAGAGCCCATCTACAATCTTCCAGACACAATTTCAATGATAGCACAGACAAAGGTATCCCTTGATAGAATTGCATCGTTCCTTTCTCTTGATGAGTTGAAGCCTGATGTTGTAGAGAACCTTCCTAGAGGTAGTTCTGATACTGCAATTGAAATATTAGATGCAAATTTCTCTTGGGAATTATCTTCGCCTAACCCTACATTGAAGGATATAAATCTGAAAGTTAGCCATGGTATGAAGTTTGCTGTTTGTGGTACTGTTGGCTCAGGCAAATCAAGCTTACTTTCTTGTATTCTGGGAGAAGTTCCCAAGATATCTGGGACTCTTACGTTGTGTGGGACAAAGGCCTATGTTTCTCAGTCACCATGGATACAGAGTGGTAAGATAGAACAAAACATATTGTTTGGTAAAGAGATGGACAGAGAAAGGTACGAGGGGGTTCTTGAAGCATGTTCGTTGAAGAAGGACCTGGAAATTCTATCATTTGGTGATCAGACGGTTATAGGGGAAAGGGGAATCAATTTAAGTGGAGGTCAGAAGCAAAGAATACAAATTGCACGAGCTTTGTACCAAGATGCTGATATCTATCTGTTTGATGATCCTTTTAGTGCTGTTGATGCTCATACAGGATCTCACCTTTTCAAGGTATTTCATTTCTCTATTCTGGGGCCACTACATTTCAATCTAAATTGAGCCTTCAAAATTATTCACTCCATTGCACTACTGACTTATGCAACTCAATTTAAATGCttcttttcaaaatttggaCAAGTTGAAACTTCATAATAAAAACCTTACTTCCTACTTGCATTGCAGGAATGCTTGATGGGCCTCTTGAGTTCCAAAACAGTAATCTATGTCACTCATCAAGTGGAGTTCTTACCTGCTGCTGATATTGTCTTGGTGAGAAATTTTGTAGTGTTTTTCTTATGATTTCAACTGATAAGATGTGTTTTCCTCTGTTTGGTTTCTGTCTACTCAAACTTATTCCTTGTTATTAGGTCATGAAAGATGGAAAGATCACTCAAGCTGGAAAGTTCAATGACATTCTTAATTCAGGAACTGATTTTATGGATCTTGTGGGAGCACACAATGAAGCTTTGTCTGCACTTGATTCTGTTGGGGTAGGGCCAGTTGAAATAACAAGCATCAGCAAAGAAGATAACAATTCGGCTAGTACTACTGGAGCTGTCCAAAAAGTAGACAACAGAGATGTTCAAGATAGTAAAATAGATGATTTAGGCGTGCCAAAGGGGCAGCTTGttcaagaagaagagagagagaaaggtaaGGTTGGGTTTTCAGTGTACTGGAAATACATTACCACAGCATATGGAGGAGCTCTCGTGCCTTTTATATTACTTGCACAGATTCTCTTTCAACTCTTTCAAATTGGAAGCAATTACTGGATGGCTTGGGCAACTCCTGTGTCAGCAGACGTGAAACCAACTGTTACAAGCTCTGTGCTTATAATTGTCTACGTGGCTTTGGCTGTTGGAAGTTCTTTTTGTATCCTTTTCAGATCTCTGCTTCTCTCAACAGCTGGGTACAAGACAGCCACTATAGTCTTCAATAAAATGCACTTGTGCATATTCCGTGCTCCCATGTCATTCTTCGATGCCACTCCAAGTGGACGAATCTTAAACAGAGTAAGCAAAACATATTTAATATATTGCGTGATCGGGTGATGAAAAGAGGATCTAATGAACTTTACGTagtctactttttttttttttaaccccaatTTCATGTCCTTCTGATGTAGTATACCGACTGTTTTAATTTTCTTCCAGGCTTCTACAGACCAAAATGCAGTGGACATGAACATTTCAAATCAAATTGGGGCCTTTGCCTTCTCAATGATACAGCTTTTAGGAATTATTGCAATGATGTCTCAGGTGGCATGGCAGGTTTTCATCATATTTATACCTGTGATTACAGCCTGTGTTTGGTATCAGGTAATCCTTCTGACTTTGTCAGAATTCTGTTATTTTATGTGTTTGCTGATCCATATGTCACATGAAATCTATTTTGAAACAAATAATGTCACTAATTCTGGCTTGTCACAATCTGTTTTGCTATGCGTTTGCATTATCATTGTTCATGGCTTGTACATGCTCACTTATTCTCAGTTCAGGCCCGCCTTAAGTCCATAAGAGCTACTAAAGTGACTGAAaagggttttcaattttcatcatcAAAATCCAATTTAACTGCAACAACCTGCAAGATATAGTATTATTTGTGAAAACAAACCCTCACAAACTTATATTCCTGCAGCAATATTACATACCTTCAGCACGAGAACTAGCAAGATTGGTTGGAGTATGCAAAGCTCCTGTGATACAACATTTTGCAGAAACAATTTCAGGGTCAACTACTATTAGGAGCTTCGATCAAGAATCTAGATTTCGAGATACCAACATGAAACTGATGGATGGATATGGTCGGCCAAAGTTCTACACAGCTGGTGCAATGGAATGGCTATGCTTTCGCTTGGATGTGTTGTCATCCATTACATTTgcattctttttaattttcttgatCTCTGTTCCAGAAGGAGTGATATATCCAGGCAAGTGATACCCATCTGGAATCTTATCCATTTTCAGTTTGAAATACAACACTATAAACATCTAGTCATTCTCCCTCCACTTCTTATTTGTTTTGGGTAGTCCTTTTACCATGTAGGCATTGCGGGCTTAGCCGTCACATATGGACTTAACCTAAACATGTTACAAACTTGGGTTATATGGAATCTTTGCAATATGGAGAACAAGATAATATCTGTGGAGAGAATACTACAGTATACTACTAGTATACCAAGTGAACCTCCTCTGGTAATAGATTCTAAAAGACCTGATCATTCCTGGCCATCGCAAGGAAAAGTTGATATGCATGATCTTCAGGTACTTAATGTTCTTGTTTATTAGATTCAGGCCATATTTTTGAAATAAATATGGAGTCGTTCATGTCTGAATCTTATGCCATGTTCATGTACCTAGGTGCGGTATGCTCCACACATGCCACTTGTGTTGCGGGGTCTCACATGTTCCTTCCCTGGAGGAATGAAAACTGGGATTGTGGGGAGAACTGGCAGTGGAAAGTCAACTCTCATACAAACTCTTTTCCGAATTGTCGATCCTGCTGCTGGCCGGATTTTGATAGATGGCATCGATATCTCTTCTATTGGATTGCATGATCTGCGGTCTAGGCTAAGCATTATCCCTCAGGACCCAACCATGTTTGAAGGAACTGTAAGAAGCAATCTGGACCCACTTGAAGAGTATACAGATGAACAAATTTGGGAGGTTAGTTCATTTTACCCTGAGGATGATAGGAAGCTTCTTTTTAAATATTGTTCATTGTCAGATTTGCAGCTCTAAATTGGTACCTCGTTGCACTAGTATGTAAAATATTGTTAATTGTTTTAGGCTCTGGATAAATGCCAACTTGGAGATGAAGTTAGGAAGAAACAAGGGAAGCTTGATTCTGCAGGTTAGTTCTATGGCTCTAGTCCAACATAGAGGCAATATATGATGCATTCAATTCCGAAACTTATATAATAGAAATGCTTTTGTTCATGTTCATATGGTTGCTGCAGTGAGTGAAAATGGAGAGAACTGGAGTATGGGTCAGAGGCAGCTGGTTTGCCTGGGCCGTGTGCTCCTCAAGAAAAGTAAAGTCCTGGTGCTTGATGAAGCTACTGCATCTGTTGATACTGCTACAGATAATTTGATTCAGCAGACCCTTCGGCACCACTTTTCAGACTGTACTGTCATTACTATT belongs to Rosa chinensis cultivar Old Blush chromosome 4, RchiOBHm-V2, whole genome shotgun sequence and includes:
- the LOC112200217 gene encoding ABC transporter C family member 3 isoform X1, yielding MELFHSSMHLLSHHSSFMSPGTDFLLQPIFIRGFSGSLHLLLLFVLLVSWLWKKFKVGDGGGAPKEGSRNGTALYYRHTLICCLAVSALSVGFCLFNYFSWNKQVWSEEKLVTLFDLAIRTLSWGAVFVYLHSHFSSCDEPKFPFLLRVWWGFYFSLSCYCLVVDIVLYQKHVALPVQSLVSDAAFLVSALFFIYVGFIGSKEGRDTLLEEPLLNGSRDSSVGNTAESNKSTGDATVKIPFSNAGIFSILTFSWMSPLIAVGNKKTLDLEDVPELDKGDSVVGSFPVFRNKLESERGALSRVTTLHLVKALIFSAWREILLTAFFVLLYTMASYVGPYLIDTFVQYLYGRREFEYEGYALVSAFLVAKLVECLSRRHRIFRLQQIGVRIRAVLVAMIYNKGLTLSCQSKQCHTSGEIINYISVDVERIGDFTWYMHDPWMVVLQVVLALLILYKNLGLAVIATLVSTIVVMLANVPLGKLQEKFQDKLMESKDRRMKATSEILRNMRIVKLQAWEMKFLSKIIDLRKTETGWLRKFVYTSAMTTFVFWGAPTFVSVVTFLTCMLLGIPLESGKILSALATFRILQEPIYNLPDTISMIAQTKVSLDRIASFLSLDELKPDVVENLPRGSSDTAIEILDANFSWELSSPNPTLKDINLKVSHGMKFAVCGTVGSGKSSLLSCILGEVPKISGTLTLCGTKAYVSQSPWIQSGKIEQNILFGKEMDRERYEGVLEACSLKKDLEILSFGDQTVIGERGINLSGGQKQRIQIARALYQDADIYLFDDPFSAVDAHTGSHLFKECLMGLLSSKTVIYVTHQVEFLPAADIVLVMKDGKITQAGKFNDILNSGTDFMDLVGAHNEALSALDSVGVGPVEITSISKEDNNSASTTGAVQKVDNRDVQDSKIDDLGVPKGQLVQEEEREKGKVGFSVYWKYITTAYGGALVPFILLAQILFQLFQIGSNYWMAWATPVSADVKPTVTSSVLIIVYVALAVGSSFCILFRSLLLSTAGYKTATIVFNKMHLCIFRAPMSFFDATPSGRILNRASTDQNAVDMNISNQIGAFAFSMIQLLGIIAMMSQVAWQVFIIFIPVITACVWYQQYYIPSARELARLVGVCKAPVIQHFAETISGSTTIRSFDQESRFRDTNMKLMDGYGRPKFYTAGAMEWLCFRLDVLSSITFAFFLIFLISVPEGVIYPGIAGLAVTYGLNLNMLQTWVIWNLCNMENKIISVERILQYTTSIPSEPPLVIDSKRPDHSWPSQGKVDMHDLQVRYAPHMPLVLRGLTCSFPGGMKTGIVGRTGSGKSTLIQTLFRIVDPAAGRILIDGIDISSIGLHDLRSRLSIIPQDPTMFEGTVRSNLDPLEEYTDEQIWEALDKCQLGDEVRKKQGKLDSAVSENGENWSMGQRQLVCLGRVLLKKSKVLVLDEATASVDTATDNLIQQTLRHHFSDCTVITIAHRITSVLDSDMVLLLSHGLIEECDSPARLLENESSSFAQLVAEYTMRSNSTFE
- the LOC112200217 gene encoding ABC transporter C family member 3 isoform X2, which produces MELFHSSMHLLSHHSSFMSPGTDFLLQPIFIRGFSGSLHLLLLFVLLVSWLWKKFKVGDGGGAPKEGSRNGTALYYRHTLICCLAVSALSVGFCLFNYFSWNKQVWSEEKLVTLFDLAIRTLSWGAVFVYLHSHFSSCDEPKFPFLLRVWWGFYFSLSCYCLVVDIVLYQKHVALPVQSLVSDAAFLVSALFFIYVGFIGSKEGRDTLLEEPLLNGSRDSSVGNTAESNKSTGDATVKIPFSNAGIFSILTFSWMSPLIAVGNKKTLDLEDVPELDKGDSVVGSFPVFRNKLESERGALSRVTTLHLVKALIFSAWREILLTAFFVLLYTMASYVGPYLIDTFVQYLYGRREFEYEGYALVSAFLVAKLVECLSRRHRIFRLQQIGVRIRAVLVAMIYNKGLTLSCQSKQCHTSGEIINYISVDVERIGDFTWYMHDPWMVVLQVVLALLILYKNLGLAVIATLVSTIVVMLANVPLGKLQEKFQDKLMESKDRRMKATSEILRNMRIVKLQAWEMKFLSKIIDLRKTETGWLRKFVYTSAMTTFVFWGAPTFVSVVTFLTCMLLGIPLESGKILSALATFRILQEPIYNLPDTISMIAQTKVSLDRIASFLSLDELKPDVVENLPRGKSSLLSCILGEVPKISGTLTLCGTKAYVSQSPWIQSGKIEQNILFGKEMDRERYEGVLEACSLKKDLEILSFGDQTVIGERGINLSGGQKQRIQIARALYQDADIYLFDDPFSAVDAHTGSHLFKECLMGLLSSKTVIYVTHQVEFLPAADIVLVMKDGKITQAGKFNDILNSGTDFMDLVGAHNEALSALDSVGVGPVEITSISKEDNNSASTTGAVQKVDNRDVQDSKIDDLGVPKGQLVQEEEREKGKVGFSVYWKYITTAYGGALVPFILLAQILFQLFQIGSNYWMAWATPVSADVKPTVTSSVLIIVYVALAVGSSFCILFRSLLLSTAGYKTATIVFNKMHLCIFRAPMSFFDATPSGRILNRASTDQNAVDMNISNQIGAFAFSMIQLLGIIAMMSQVAWQVFIIFIPVITACVWYQQYYIPSARELARLVGVCKAPVIQHFAETISGSTTIRSFDQESRFRDTNMKLMDGYGRPKFYTAGAMEWLCFRLDVLSSITFAFFLIFLISVPEGVIYPGIAGLAVTYGLNLNMLQTWVIWNLCNMENKIISVERILQYTTSIPSEPPLVIDSKRPDHSWPSQGKVDMHDLQVRYAPHMPLVLRGLTCSFPGGMKTGIVGRTGSGKSTLIQTLFRIVDPAAGRILIDGIDISSIGLHDLRSRLSIIPQDPTMFEGTVRSNLDPLEEYTDEQIWEALDKCQLGDEVRKKQGKLDSAVSENGENWSMGQRQLVCLGRVLLKKSKVLVLDEATASVDTATDNLIQQTLRHHFSDCTVITIAHRITSVLDSDMVLLLSHGLIEECDSPARLLENESSSFAQLVAEYTMRSNSTFE
- the LOC112200217 gene encoding ABC transporter C family member 3 isoform X3, translated to MELFHSSMHLLSHHSSFMSPGTDFLLQPIFIRGFSGSLHLLLLFVLLVSWLWKKFKVGDGGGAPKEGSRNGTALYYRHTLICCLAVSALSVGFCLFNYFSWNKQVWSEEKLVTLFDLAIRTLSWGAVFVYLHSHFSSCDEPKFPFLLRVWWGFYFSLSCYCLVVDIVLYQKHVALPVQSLVSDAAFLVSALFFIYVGFIGSKEGRDTLLEEPLLNGSRDSSVGNTAESNKSTGDATVKIPFSNAGIFSILTFSWMSPLIAVGNKKTLDLEDVPELDKGDSVVGSFPVFRNKLESERGALSRVTTLHLVKALIFSAWREILLTAFFVLLYTMASYVGPYLIDTFVQYLYGRREFEYEGYALVSAFLVAKLVECLSRRHRIFRLQQIGVRIRAVLVAMIYNKGLTLSCQSKQCHTSGEIINYISVDVERIGDFTWYMHDPWMVVLQVVLALLILYKNLGLAVIATLVSTIVVMLANVPLGKLQEKFQDKLMESKDRRMKATSEILRNMRIVKLQAWEMKFLSKIIDLRKTETGWLRKFVYTSAMTTFVFWGAPTFVSVVTFLTCMLLGIPLESGKILSALATFRILQEPIYNLPDTISMIAQTKVSLDRIASFLSLDELKPDVVENLPRGSSDTAIEILDANFSWELSSPNPTLKDINLKVSHGMKFAVCGTVGSGKSSLLSCILGEVPKISGTLTLCGTKAYVSQSPWIQSGKIEQNILFGKEMDRERYEGVLEACSLKKDLEILSFGDQTVIGERGINLSGGQKQRIQIARALYQDADIYLFDDPFSAVDAHTGSHLFKECLMGLLSSKTVIYVTHQVEFLPAADIVLVMKDGKITQAGKFNDILNSGTDFMDLVGAHNEALSALDSVGVGPVEITSISKEDNNSASTTGAVQKVDNRDVQDSKIDDLGVPKGQLVQEEEREKGKVGFSVYWKYITTAYGGALVPFILLAQILFQLFQIGSNYWMAWATPVSADVKPTVTSSVLIIVYVALAVGSSFCILFRSLLLSTAGYKTATIVFNKMHLCIFRAPMSFFDATPSGRILNRASTDQNAVDMNISNQIGAFAFSMIQLLGIIAMMSQVAWQVFIIFIPVITACVWYQQYYIPSARELARLVGVCKAPVIQHFAETISGSTTIRSFDQESRFRDTNMKLMDGYGRPKFYTAGAMEWLCFRLDVLSSITFAFFLIFLISVPEGVIYPVLLPCRHCGLSRHIWT